A single genomic interval of Dysidea avara chromosome 6, odDysAvar1.4, whole genome shotgun sequence harbors:
- the LOC136258795 gene encoding cystatin-A-like: MSGAYSDPKPATQETQEIADKVKVAAKEKVGRVFQMCKAIEYQTQVVAGTNFKIIVQVTDFPQNLEIVVFRSLKDQFSLTSATLLIMEKP; this comes from the exons ATGTCAGGTGCATATTCTGATCCAAAACCTGCTACTCAAGAAACGCAGGAGATAGCTGATAAA GTGAAGGTAGCTGCTAAAGAAAAGGTTGGGAGGGTTTTTCAAATGTGCAAGGCTATTGAGTATCAGACTCAGGTGGTAGCTGGAACTAACTTTAAGATTATT GTGCAAGTGACAGACTTTCCACAAAATCTTGAGATTGTGGTTTTCCGAAGTTTGAAGGATCAATTTTCCCTGACTTCTGCTACACTCCTCATCATGGAGAAACCCTAG
- the LOC136257309 gene encoding cystatin-B-like gives MGEWTKFMPATAETQDIADKVKVAAEEKLSMKFEVYKAFEYQSQVVAGMNYRINVQISNLPGNAELGVFQNLEHEYALTSAKLLPTDKK, from the exons ATGGGTGAGTGGACCAAATTCATGCCAGCAACAGCAGAAACACAAGACATTGCTGACAAG GTGAAGGTAGCGGCTGAGGAAAAGCTTAGTATGAAATTTGAAGTCTACAAAGCATTTGAATACCAGTCTCAGGTGGTAGCTGGAATGAACTACAGGATTAAT GTGCAGATTTCTAACCTCCCTGGAAATGCTGAGTTGGGAGTGTTTCAGAACTTGGAGCATGAATATGCTCTTACTTCTGCAAAGCTCCTTCCAACGGATAAAAAGTAG